One window of the Terriglobales bacterium genome contains the following:
- a CDS encoding DUF1579 family protein translates to MRMRISWFLVILGLSLGVAPAQEKATKAADKKDTAKAPAAAAKKAAPMDMTAKQSPEMAKLVKMFVGTWAVDEKFEAVPEMGPEAQAGTGKGTEVVKAGPAGNSLIADFKARSSMGPFTGHGVIWWDAKAGAYRSLWCDSEGLGGCDAGATGKWEGNELVFTSNVEMPGPDPKKMMKMKMRQVYSELKPASFTFYIDSSINGGAMKRMIILKYKK, encoded by the coding sequence ATGCGAATGCGGATATCGTGGTTTCTAGTGATCCTCGGTTTGAGCCTGGGAGTGGCGCCGGCCCAGGAAAAGGCGACGAAGGCGGCGGACAAAAAGGACACGGCGAAGGCGCCGGCCGCAGCGGCCAAGAAGGCGGCCCCAATGGACATGACGGCCAAGCAGTCGCCGGAGATGGCCAAGCTGGTAAAGATGTTCGTGGGCACCTGGGCCGTGGACGAGAAGTTCGAAGCCGTCCCCGAGATGGGGCCGGAGGCACAGGCCGGGACGGGCAAGGGAACTGAAGTGGTCAAGGCCGGCCCCGCGGGCAATTCGCTGATTGCCGACTTCAAGGCCCGCAGCAGCATGGGACCGTTCACCGGACACGGCGTCATCTGGTGGGACGCCAAGGCCGGCGCCTATCGTTCCCTGTGGTGCGACAGTGAAGGCCTCGGCGGCTGCGATGCCGGCGCAACCGGCAAGTGGGAGGGCAACGAGCTGGTCTTCACCTCGAATGTCGAAATGCCCGGCCCGGACCCCAAGAAAATGATGAAGATGAAGATGCGGCAGGTGTACAGCGAGCTGAAGCCCGCTTCCTTCACCTTCTACATCGACTCCTCCATCAACGGTGGCGCCATGAAACGCATGATCATCCTGAAGTACAAGAAGTGA